A single genomic interval of Bacillota bacterium harbors:
- a CDS encoding NusG domain II-containing protein, translating into MRRYLSLLKKGDFVIMGVILGSFLLSLGVLSPRLHGGQLQLVVSVGGKEVYRQWWDREGTYTVDIDLPGKGEAVLEVSPTGVRMRPLPLEICPGQICSHLGTISRPGQAIICLPNRLIVELVGDSMDAEIDGITQ; encoded by the coding sequence GTGCGTAGATATCTTTCCTTACTGAAAAAAGGGGATTTTGTCATTATGGGGGTCATTCTGGGGTCTTTCCTGCTTTCCCTGGGGGTTCTTTCTCCCCGGCTCCATGGAGGACAATTGCAGCTCGTTGTCTCCGTCGGCGGGAAGGAAGTCTACCGCCAATGGTGGGACCGGGAAGGAACTTACACGGTGGATATCGATCTGCCTGGGAAGGGGGAGGCGGTGCTGGAGGTCAGTCCCACGGGGGTGCGCATGCGGCCCTTGCCCTTGGAAATCTGTCCTGGCCAAATCTGTAGTCACCTGGGAACCATCTCCCGCCCGGGGCAAGCGATCATTTGTCTGCCTAACCGTCTCATTGTAGAATTGGTTGGGGACTCAATGGACGCGGAGATCGACGGAATTACCCAATAG
- a CDS encoding DUF362 domain-containing protein yields MSTVVLIKAEDYAPQTMARAFAELDASLDEMGVRLMPVPTLIKPNLLCAAPPEAAVCTHPAVVEGLVGLLHRKNITDLSLGDSPGFGSLERVAKSAGMEKVCGEGNVSLVRFSPGVEVAVEGQRIRRAVIAQPVAQARQIINVAKLKTHGLMGFTGAVKNLFGCIPGTEKATMHLRLADREHFAGMLVDLYLALKPQLSIIDGIVAMEGQGPRQGNPRPVGLLIAGTDGVAVDAVACAVVGIDPMSIPTIRVAHQQGVGQGDLTKIRILGAPLEEVQVRDFKPAETSVTLGGVPKPIWNLLQKQLTSRPYIITERCVGCGVCARCCPADTIVLDKTAKIVDDKCIRCYCCHELCPEDAVGLAPGFLQRVIGFFRK; encoded by the coding sequence ATGAGCACAGTGGTCCTGATTAAGGCAGAAGACTATGCACCCCAGACTATGGCCCGGGCCTTTGCTGAACTGGATGCTTCCTTGGACGAGATGGGTGTTAGGCTTATGCCGGTGCCGACCCTGATCAAGCCTAACCTGCTGTGCGCGGCCCCGCCGGAGGCGGCGGTGTGTACCCACCCGGCGGTGGTGGAGGGGCTTGTCGGACTGTTACATAGAAAGAACATCACTGACTTGTCCCTGGGGGACAGTCCCGGCTTTGGCAGTTTGGAGCGGGTGGCCAAAAGTGCAGGGATGGAGAAGGTCTGTGGTGAAGGAAACGTATCCCTGGTAAGATTCAGTCCCGGTGTGGAGGTGGCGGTGGAAGGCCAACGGATCCGCCGTGCCGTCATTGCACAGCCCGTTGCCCAGGCCCGGCAGATCATTAACGTAGCGAAATTGAAAACCCATGGCCTAATGGGTTTTACGGGGGCGGTGAAGAACCTCTTCGGATGCATTCCCGGCACGGAAAAAGCCACCATGCACCTGCGCCTGGCTGATCGGGAACACTTTGCGGGCATGTTGGTAGATCTCTATCTGGCCCTTAAGCCCCAGTTGTCGATCATTGACGGGATCGTGGCCATGGAAGGACAAGGACCCCGGCAGGGCAACCCGCGACCGGTGGGGCTGTTGATTGCTGGTACCGACGGGGTGGCGGTAGATGCGGTGGCCTGCGCGGTGGTGGGTATTGATCCCATGAGTATCCCCACCATCCGGGTGGCCCACCAACAGGGTGTCGGACAGGGGGACTTGACCAAGATTCGGATCTTAGGAGCACCTTTAGAGGAAGTACAAGTAAGAGATTTCAAACCTGCGGAGACTTCGGTCACCTTGGGGGGCGTGCCCAAACCGATCTGGAACCTGCTACAAAAGCAGCTTACCTCCCGACCGTATATTATTACCGAGCGTTGTGTGGGCTGTGGTGTTTGTGCCCGTTGTTGCCCTGCGGATACCATTGTGTTGGATAAGACCGCGAAGATTGTTGACGATAAGTGTATCCGCTGCTATTGTTGTCACGAGCTGTGTCCAGAGGATGCGG